One region of Dysidea avara chromosome 1, odDysAvar1.4, whole genome shotgun sequence genomic DNA includes:
- the LOC136266103 gene encoding uncharacterized protein isoform X5 has protein sequence MGLNTMQQGLWLFVVILLGVSTFDVSAQNFNITDDPDNSTICKNGVIDLDCGYIVTMATRVFTPVWIINGTAYTRSQINSNDTPFPLQWLVDGNNTNTTDLRVGPVDERYLGQTVFQCAFLSVDVLSAEAVLTIIGTPSAPAITISVVRLRSFTILWTISDNKNNNVCGPVMYKVTISEPSVTNTTRDNMYTFTGLTPNTNYTITVTPYNNAGDGTPASIIVMTNPTVPFPPTDVRLNLEFNNGTPNITASWIAPELESSMTRIEQYSLTLYVNGLLQPTKIVSADTTMVDIFSVFGVVGERYTNYSLSVAAINSAGMGEFRESDVLITRYIQGGEPTSGVGMITISCTTAPSEPPVGCDLIYMCLNGTRENVTLENPFILMTTQPCNITIKVVFRDDLNTVDQVTYTDVTPLVQPSSTTITTTPGPTPSMPPTEPSRSSSDDDTGSIVGAVIGVLACVGLIVFIILCMCWCRYRRRRKLALIPCAIKCTCCTCLLCAYCAKKRRGSMKPMTTGNDKTDTGNSNSSGDSPDSPNSTDAFVMNYKKENTEGNPTKNSPQPVALYSEIEPAPKKEEDTDTNNTVEGMPMYSQVNKSKKTIRVQQLTEYSTVHKPTKAEGKVDNYTDLADIGPYPTKRPPQDKVQYTEVTPSDATPSDSGTQYTNVDHINDGPIHLSADHKAQYSVVQ, from the exons ACTTTAATATCACAGATGATCCTGATAATTCTACAATTTGTAAAAATGGTGTTATAGACCTAGATTGTGGGTATATTGTAACTATGGCAACAAGAGTTTTTACACCAGTATGGATTATAAATGGAACAGCTTATACAAGAAGTCAAATTAACAGCAATGACACTCCTTTTCCACTCCAATGGCTAGTTGATGGTAATAATACAAACACTACTGATCTAAGGGTTGGTCCAGTAGATGAAAGATATCTTGGGCAAACAGTTTTTCAGTGTGCATTTTTATCAGTTGATGTTCTTAGTGCTGAGGCAGTGTTAACAATTATTG GGACACCATCCGCTCCTGCAATCACAATTTCTGTTGTTAGGCTTAGAAGTTTCACTATATTGTGGACTATCTCAGacaataagaataataatgtgTGTGGACCAGTGATGTATAAAGTGACAATATCAGAACCAAGTGTAACTAATACAACTAGAGATAACATGTACACTTTTACTGGACTCACTCCCAATACTAATTACACTATAACTGTAACTCCTTACAACAATGCTGGAGATGGAACACCTGCTAGTATAATAGTGATGACCAATCCAACAG TACCATTCCCCCCTACTGATGTTCGACTGAACTTGGAGTTTAATAACGGAACACCTAATATAACTGCATCATGGATA GCCCCAGAGTTGGAATCTTCCATGACCAGAATAGAGCAGTACAGTTTGACATTATATGTTAATGGATTATTGCAACCTACCAAAATTGTTTCAGCTGATACTACCATGGTGGATATCTTCAGTGTGTTTGGTGTTGTTGGAGAACGATACACCAATTATTCACTCAGTGTAGCAGCTATTAACAGTGCTGGAATGGGAGAATTCAGGGAATCTGATGTACTAA TCACAAGGTACATACAAGGAGGTGAACCTACATCAGGTGTAGGGATGATCACTATATCCTGTACTACTGCACCGTCTGAACCACCTGTGGGATGTGATCTCATTTATATGTGTCTGAATGGAACGCGAGAAAATGTGACTCTTGAAAATCCTTTTATCCTCATGACCACTCAACCATGTAACATCACTATTAAAGTGGTATTTAGAGACGATTTGAATACAGTAGACCAAGTAACATATACTGATGTTACACCTCTGGTACAACCCTCTTCTACTACTATCACTACAACTCCAGGACCAACTCCAAGCATGCCTCCTACTG AGCCCAGCAGGTCAAGTAGTGATGATGATACAGGATCTATTGTCGGTGCTGTCATTGGAGTACTTGCCTGTGTGGGACTGATAGTATTCATCATATTGTGTATGTGCTGGTGTAGATACAGGAGGAGGAGAAAACTAGCACTGATCCCTTGTGCCATTAAGTGTACTTGTTGTACTTGTCTCCTGTGTGCTTACTGTGCCAAGAAGAGAC GTGGTTCTATGAAGCCCATGACAACTGGCAATGATAAGACTGA CACTGGTAATTCTAACTCAAGTGGAGATAGTCCTGACTCCCCCAATAGCACTGATGCATTTGTGATGAACTACAAGAAGGAAAATACA GAGGGAAACCCAACTAAGAATTCTCCTCAACCAGTGGCATTATACAGTGAAATTGAGCCAGCTCCCAAAAAG GAAGAAGATACTGATACAAATAACACAGTTGAAGGAATGCCAATGTATAGTCAAGTAAATAAGTCTAAAAAA ACAATAAGAGTTCAGCAGCTAACAGAGTATTCCACTGTACATAAACCTACTAag GCTGAAGGCAAGGTAGACAATTACACAGATCTAGCAGACATTGGGCCATACCCTACAAAGAGGCCCCCACAGGACAAAGTACAGTATACTGAAGTTACTCCTTCAGATGCTACTCCTTCAGAT TCGGGGACACAATATACCAATGTAGACCACATTAATGATGGACCAATACATTTATCAGCAGATCACAAAGCTCAATATTCCGTTGTACAATAG
- the LOC136266103 gene encoding uncharacterized protein isoform X3, which translates to MGLNTMQQGLWLFVVILLGVSTFDVSAQNFNITDDPDNSTICKNGVIDLDCGYIVTMATRVFTPVWIINGTAYTRSQINSNDTPFPLQWLVDGNNTNTTDLRVGPVDERYLGQTVFQCAFLSVDVLSAEAVLTIIGTPSAPAITISVVRLRSFTILWTISDNKNNNVCGPVMYKVTISEPSVTNTTRDNMYTFTGLTPNTNYTITVTPYNNAGDGTPASIIVMTNPTVPFPPTDVRLNLEFNNGTPNITASWIAPELESSMTRIEQYSLTLYVNGLLQPTKIVSADTTMVDIFSVFGVVGERYTNYSLSVAAINSAGMGEFRESDVLITRYIQGGEPTSGVGMITISCTTAPSEPPVGCDLIYMCLNGTRENVTLENPFILMTTQPCNITIKVVFRDDLNTVDQVTYTDVTPLVQPSSTTITTTPGPTPSMPPTEPSRSSSDDDTGSIVGAVIGVLACVGLIVFIILCMCWCRYRRRRKLALIPCAIKCTCCTCLLCAYCAKKRRGSMKPMTTGNDKTDTGNSNSSGDSPDSPNSTDAFVMNYKKENTEGNPTKNSPQPVALYSEIEPAPKKNGLVPATSVPSQYSVITQEEDTDTNNTVEGMPMYSQVNKSKKTIRVQQLTEYSTVHKPTKAEGKVDNYTDLADIGPYPTKRPPQDKVQYTEVTPSDATPSDSGTQYTNVDHINDGPIHLSADHKAQYSVVQ; encoded by the exons ACTTTAATATCACAGATGATCCTGATAATTCTACAATTTGTAAAAATGGTGTTATAGACCTAGATTGTGGGTATATTGTAACTATGGCAACAAGAGTTTTTACACCAGTATGGATTATAAATGGAACAGCTTATACAAGAAGTCAAATTAACAGCAATGACACTCCTTTTCCACTCCAATGGCTAGTTGATGGTAATAATACAAACACTACTGATCTAAGGGTTGGTCCAGTAGATGAAAGATATCTTGGGCAAACAGTTTTTCAGTGTGCATTTTTATCAGTTGATGTTCTTAGTGCTGAGGCAGTGTTAACAATTATTG GGACACCATCCGCTCCTGCAATCACAATTTCTGTTGTTAGGCTTAGAAGTTTCACTATATTGTGGACTATCTCAGacaataagaataataatgtgTGTGGACCAGTGATGTATAAAGTGACAATATCAGAACCAAGTGTAACTAATACAACTAGAGATAACATGTACACTTTTACTGGACTCACTCCCAATACTAATTACACTATAACTGTAACTCCTTACAACAATGCTGGAGATGGAACACCTGCTAGTATAATAGTGATGACCAATCCAACAG TACCATTCCCCCCTACTGATGTTCGACTGAACTTGGAGTTTAATAACGGAACACCTAATATAACTGCATCATGGATA GCCCCAGAGTTGGAATCTTCCATGACCAGAATAGAGCAGTACAGTTTGACATTATATGTTAATGGATTATTGCAACCTACCAAAATTGTTTCAGCTGATACTACCATGGTGGATATCTTCAGTGTGTTTGGTGTTGTTGGAGAACGATACACCAATTATTCACTCAGTGTAGCAGCTATTAACAGTGCTGGAATGGGAGAATTCAGGGAATCTGATGTACTAA TCACAAGGTACATACAAGGAGGTGAACCTACATCAGGTGTAGGGATGATCACTATATCCTGTACTACTGCACCGTCTGAACCACCTGTGGGATGTGATCTCATTTATATGTGTCTGAATGGAACGCGAGAAAATGTGACTCTTGAAAATCCTTTTATCCTCATGACCACTCAACCATGTAACATCACTATTAAAGTGGTATTTAGAGACGATTTGAATACAGTAGACCAAGTAACATATACTGATGTTACACCTCTGGTACAACCCTCTTCTACTACTATCACTACAACTCCAGGACCAACTCCAAGCATGCCTCCTACTG AGCCCAGCAGGTCAAGTAGTGATGATGATACAGGATCTATTGTCGGTGCTGTCATTGGAGTACTTGCCTGTGTGGGACTGATAGTATTCATCATATTGTGTATGTGCTGGTGTAGATACAGGAGGAGGAGAAAACTAGCACTGATCCCTTGTGCCATTAAGTGTACTTGTTGTACTTGTCTCCTGTGTGCTTACTGTGCCAAGAAGAGAC GTGGTTCTATGAAGCCCATGACAACTGGCAATGATAAGACTGA CACTGGTAATTCTAACTCAAGTGGAGATAGTCCTGACTCCCCCAATAGCACTGATGCATTTGTGATGAACTACAAGAAGGAAAATACA GAGGGAAACCCAACTAAGAATTCTCCTCAACCAGTGGCATTATACAGTGAAATTGAGCCAGCTCCCAAAAAG AATGGTCTAGTACCAGCAACATCAGTACCATCACAATACAGTGTGATAACACAG GAAGAAGATACTGATACAAATAACACAGTTGAAGGAATGCCAATGTATAGTCAAGTAAATAAGTCTAAAAAA ACAATAAGAGTTCAGCAGCTAACAGAGTATTCCACTGTACATAAACCTACTAag GCTGAAGGCAAGGTAGACAATTACACAGATCTAGCAGACATTGGGCCATACCCTACAAAGAGGCCCCCACAGGACAAAGTACAGTATACTGAAGTTACTCCTTCAGATGCTACTCCTTCAGAT TCGGGGACACAATATACCAATGTAGACCACATTAATGATGGACCAATACATTTATCAGCAGATCACAAAGCTCAATATTCCGTTGTACAATAG
- the LOC136266103 gene encoding uncharacterized protein isoform X1, translating into MGLNTMQQGLWLFVVILLGVSTFDVSAQNFNITDDPDNSTICKNGVIDLDCGYIVTMATRVFTPVWIINGTAYTRSQINSNDTPFPLQWLVDGNNTNTTDLRVGPVDERYLGQTVFQCAFLSVDVLSAEAVLTIIGTPSAPAITISVVRLRSFTILWTISDNKNNNVCGPVMYKVTISEPSVTNTTRDNMYTFTGLTPNTNYTITVTPYNNAGDGTPASIIVMTNPTVPFPPTDVRLNLEFNNGTPNITASWIAPELESSMTRIEQYSLTLYVNGLLQPTKIVSADTTMVDIFSVFGVVGERYTNYSLSVAAINSAGMGEFRESDVLITRYIQGGEPTSGVGMITISCTTAPSEPPVGCDLIYMCLNGTRENVTLENPFILMTTQPCNITIKVVFRDDLNTVDQVTYTDVTPLVQPSSTTITTTPGPTPSMPPTEPSRSSSDDDTGSIVGAVIGVLACVGLIVFIILCMCWCRYRRRRKLALIPCAIKCTCCTCLLCAYCAKKRRGSMKPMTTGNDKTDTGNSNSSGDSPDSPNSTDAFVMNYKKENTNGITSEYSVVGSEGNPTKNSPQPVALYSEIEPAPKKNGLVPATSVPSQYSVITQEEDTDTNNTVEGMPMYSQVNKSKKTIRVQQLTEYSTVHKPTKAEGKVDNYTDLADIGPYPTKRPPQDKVQYTEVTPSDATPSDSGTQYTNVDHINDGPIHLSADHKAQYSVVQ; encoded by the exons ACTTTAATATCACAGATGATCCTGATAATTCTACAATTTGTAAAAATGGTGTTATAGACCTAGATTGTGGGTATATTGTAACTATGGCAACAAGAGTTTTTACACCAGTATGGATTATAAATGGAACAGCTTATACAAGAAGTCAAATTAACAGCAATGACACTCCTTTTCCACTCCAATGGCTAGTTGATGGTAATAATACAAACACTACTGATCTAAGGGTTGGTCCAGTAGATGAAAGATATCTTGGGCAAACAGTTTTTCAGTGTGCATTTTTATCAGTTGATGTTCTTAGTGCTGAGGCAGTGTTAACAATTATTG GGACACCATCCGCTCCTGCAATCACAATTTCTGTTGTTAGGCTTAGAAGTTTCACTATATTGTGGACTATCTCAGacaataagaataataatgtgTGTGGACCAGTGATGTATAAAGTGACAATATCAGAACCAAGTGTAACTAATACAACTAGAGATAACATGTACACTTTTACTGGACTCACTCCCAATACTAATTACACTATAACTGTAACTCCTTACAACAATGCTGGAGATGGAACACCTGCTAGTATAATAGTGATGACCAATCCAACAG TACCATTCCCCCCTACTGATGTTCGACTGAACTTGGAGTTTAATAACGGAACACCTAATATAACTGCATCATGGATA GCCCCAGAGTTGGAATCTTCCATGACCAGAATAGAGCAGTACAGTTTGACATTATATGTTAATGGATTATTGCAACCTACCAAAATTGTTTCAGCTGATACTACCATGGTGGATATCTTCAGTGTGTTTGGTGTTGTTGGAGAACGATACACCAATTATTCACTCAGTGTAGCAGCTATTAACAGTGCTGGAATGGGAGAATTCAGGGAATCTGATGTACTAA TCACAAGGTACATACAAGGAGGTGAACCTACATCAGGTGTAGGGATGATCACTATATCCTGTACTACTGCACCGTCTGAACCACCTGTGGGATGTGATCTCATTTATATGTGTCTGAATGGAACGCGAGAAAATGTGACTCTTGAAAATCCTTTTATCCTCATGACCACTCAACCATGTAACATCACTATTAAAGTGGTATTTAGAGACGATTTGAATACAGTAGACCAAGTAACATATACTGATGTTACACCTCTGGTACAACCCTCTTCTACTACTATCACTACAACTCCAGGACCAACTCCAAGCATGCCTCCTACTG AGCCCAGCAGGTCAAGTAGTGATGATGATACAGGATCTATTGTCGGTGCTGTCATTGGAGTACTTGCCTGTGTGGGACTGATAGTATTCATCATATTGTGTATGTGCTGGTGTAGATACAGGAGGAGGAGAAAACTAGCACTGATCCCTTGTGCCATTAAGTGTACTTGTTGTACTTGTCTCCTGTGTGCTTACTGTGCCAAGAAGAGAC GTGGTTCTATGAAGCCCATGACAACTGGCAATGATAAGACTGA CACTGGTAATTCTAACTCAAGTGGAGATAGTCCTGACTCCCCCAATAGCACTGATGCATTTGTGATGAACTACAAGAAGGAAAATACA AATGGTATCACATCAGAATACAGTGTAGtaggatca GAGGGAAACCCAACTAAGAATTCTCCTCAACCAGTGGCATTATACAGTGAAATTGAGCCAGCTCCCAAAAAG AATGGTCTAGTACCAGCAACATCAGTACCATCACAATACAGTGTGATAACACAG GAAGAAGATACTGATACAAATAACACAGTTGAAGGAATGCCAATGTATAGTCAAGTAAATAAGTCTAAAAAA ACAATAAGAGTTCAGCAGCTAACAGAGTATTCCACTGTACATAAACCTACTAag GCTGAAGGCAAGGTAGACAATTACACAGATCTAGCAGACATTGGGCCATACCCTACAAAGAGGCCCCCACAGGACAAAGTACAGTATACTGAAGTTACTCCTTCAGATGCTACTCCTTCAGAT TCGGGGACACAATATACCAATGTAGACCACATTAATGATGGACCAATACATTTATCAGCAGATCACAAAGCTCAATATTCCGTTGTACAATAG
- the LOC136266103 gene encoding uncharacterized protein isoform X4 produces MGLNTMQQGLWLFVVILLGVSTFDVSAQNFNITDDPDNSTICKNGVIDLDCGYIVTMATRVFTPVWIINGTAYTRSQINSNDTPFPLQWLVDGNNTNTTDLRVGPVDERYLGQTVFQCAFLSVDVLSAEAVLTIIGTPSAPAITISVVRLRSFTILWTISDNKNNNVCGPVMYKVTISEPSVTNTTRDNMYTFTGLTPNTNYTITVTPYNNAGDGTPASIIVMTNPTVPFPPTDVRLNLEFNNGTPNITASWIAPELESSMTRIEQYSLTLYVNGLLQPTKIVSADTTMVDIFSVFGVVGERYTNYSLSVAAINSAGMGEFRESDVLITRYIQGGEPTSGVGMITISCTTAPSEPPVGCDLIYMCLNGTRENVTLENPFILMTTQPCNITIKVVFRDDLNTVDQVTYTDVTPLVQPSSTTITTTPGPTPSMPPTEPSRSSSDDDTGSIVGAVIGVLACVGLIVFIILCMCWCRYRRRRKLALIPCAIKCTCCTCLLCAYCAKKRRGSMKPMTTGNDKTDTGNSNSSGDSPDSPNSTDAFVMNYKKENTNGITSEYSVVGSEGNPTKNSPQPVALYSEIEPAPKKEEDTDTNNTVEGMPMYSQVNKSKKTIRVQQLTEYSTVHKPTKAEGKVDNYTDLADIGPYPTKRPPQDKVQYTEVTPSDATPSDSGTQYTNVDHINDGPIHLSADHKAQYSVVQ; encoded by the exons ACTTTAATATCACAGATGATCCTGATAATTCTACAATTTGTAAAAATGGTGTTATAGACCTAGATTGTGGGTATATTGTAACTATGGCAACAAGAGTTTTTACACCAGTATGGATTATAAATGGAACAGCTTATACAAGAAGTCAAATTAACAGCAATGACACTCCTTTTCCACTCCAATGGCTAGTTGATGGTAATAATACAAACACTACTGATCTAAGGGTTGGTCCAGTAGATGAAAGATATCTTGGGCAAACAGTTTTTCAGTGTGCATTTTTATCAGTTGATGTTCTTAGTGCTGAGGCAGTGTTAACAATTATTG GGACACCATCCGCTCCTGCAATCACAATTTCTGTTGTTAGGCTTAGAAGTTTCACTATATTGTGGACTATCTCAGacaataagaataataatgtgTGTGGACCAGTGATGTATAAAGTGACAATATCAGAACCAAGTGTAACTAATACAACTAGAGATAACATGTACACTTTTACTGGACTCACTCCCAATACTAATTACACTATAACTGTAACTCCTTACAACAATGCTGGAGATGGAACACCTGCTAGTATAATAGTGATGACCAATCCAACAG TACCATTCCCCCCTACTGATGTTCGACTGAACTTGGAGTTTAATAACGGAACACCTAATATAACTGCATCATGGATA GCCCCAGAGTTGGAATCTTCCATGACCAGAATAGAGCAGTACAGTTTGACATTATATGTTAATGGATTATTGCAACCTACCAAAATTGTTTCAGCTGATACTACCATGGTGGATATCTTCAGTGTGTTTGGTGTTGTTGGAGAACGATACACCAATTATTCACTCAGTGTAGCAGCTATTAACAGTGCTGGAATGGGAGAATTCAGGGAATCTGATGTACTAA TCACAAGGTACATACAAGGAGGTGAACCTACATCAGGTGTAGGGATGATCACTATATCCTGTACTACTGCACCGTCTGAACCACCTGTGGGATGTGATCTCATTTATATGTGTCTGAATGGAACGCGAGAAAATGTGACTCTTGAAAATCCTTTTATCCTCATGACCACTCAACCATGTAACATCACTATTAAAGTGGTATTTAGAGACGATTTGAATACAGTAGACCAAGTAACATATACTGATGTTACACCTCTGGTACAACCCTCTTCTACTACTATCACTACAACTCCAGGACCAACTCCAAGCATGCCTCCTACTG AGCCCAGCAGGTCAAGTAGTGATGATGATACAGGATCTATTGTCGGTGCTGTCATTGGAGTACTTGCCTGTGTGGGACTGATAGTATTCATCATATTGTGTATGTGCTGGTGTAGATACAGGAGGAGGAGAAAACTAGCACTGATCCCTTGTGCCATTAAGTGTACTTGTTGTACTTGTCTCCTGTGTGCTTACTGTGCCAAGAAGAGAC GTGGTTCTATGAAGCCCATGACAACTGGCAATGATAAGACTGA CACTGGTAATTCTAACTCAAGTGGAGATAGTCCTGACTCCCCCAATAGCACTGATGCATTTGTGATGAACTACAAGAAGGAAAATACA AATGGTATCACATCAGAATACAGTGTAGtaggatca GAGGGAAACCCAACTAAGAATTCTCCTCAACCAGTGGCATTATACAGTGAAATTGAGCCAGCTCCCAAAAAG GAAGAAGATACTGATACAAATAACACAGTTGAAGGAATGCCAATGTATAGTCAAGTAAATAAGTCTAAAAAA ACAATAAGAGTTCAGCAGCTAACAGAGTATTCCACTGTACATAAACCTACTAag GCTGAAGGCAAGGTAGACAATTACACAGATCTAGCAGACATTGGGCCATACCCTACAAAGAGGCCCCCACAGGACAAAGTACAGTATACTGAAGTTACTCCTTCAGATGCTACTCCTTCAGAT TCGGGGACACAATATACCAATGTAGACCACATTAATGATGGACCAATACATTTATCAGCAGATCACAAAGCTCAATATTCCGTTGTACAATAG
- the LOC136266103 gene encoding uncharacterized protein isoform X2 codes for MQQGLWLFVVILLGVSTFDVSAQNFNITDDPDNSTICKNGVIDLDCGYIVTMATRVFTPVWIINGTAYTRSQINSNDTPFPLQWLVDGNNTNTTDLRVGPVDERYLGQTVFQCAFLSVDVLSAEAVLTIIGTPSAPAITISVVRLRSFTILWTISDNKNNNVCGPVMYKVTISEPSVTNTTRDNMYTFTGLTPNTNYTITVTPYNNAGDGTPASIIVMTNPTVPFPPTDVRLNLEFNNGTPNITASWIAPELESSMTRIEQYSLTLYVNGLLQPTKIVSADTTMVDIFSVFGVVGERYTNYSLSVAAINSAGMGEFRESDVLITRYIQGGEPTSGVGMITISCTTAPSEPPVGCDLIYMCLNGTRENVTLENPFILMTTQPCNITIKVVFRDDLNTVDQVTYTDVTPLVQPSSTTITTTPGPTPSMPPTEPSRSSSDDDTGSIVGAVIGVLACVGLIVFIILCMCWCRYRRRRKLALIPCAIKCTCCTCLLCAYCAKKRRGSMKPMTTGNDKTDTGNSNSSGDSPDSPNSTDAFVMNYKKENTNGITSEYSVVGSEGNPTKNSPQPVALYSEIEPAPKKNGLVPATSVPSQYSVITQEEDTDTNNTVEGMPMYSQVNKSKKTIRVQQLTEYSTVHKPTKAEGKVDNYTDLADIGPYPTKRPPQDKVQYTEVTPSDATPSDSGTQYTNVDHINDGPIHLSADHKAQYSVVQ; via the exons ACTTTAATATCACAGATGATCCTGATAATTCTACAATTTGTAAAAATGGTGTTATAGACCTAGATTGTGGGTATATTGTAACTATGGCAACAAGAGTTTTTACACCAGTATGGATTATAAATGGAACAGCTTATACAAGAAGTCAAATTAACAGCAATGACACTCCTTTTCCACTCCAATGGCTAGTTGATGGTAATAATACAAACACTACTGATCTAAGGGTTGGTCCAGTAGATGAAAGATATCTTGGGCAAACAGTTTTTCAGTGTGCATTTTTATCAGTTGATGTTCTTAGTGCTGAGGCAGTGTTAACAATTATTG GGACACCATCCGCTCCTGCAATCACAATTTCTGTTGTTAGGCTTAGAAGTTTCACTATATTGTGGACTATCTCAGacaataagaataataatgtgTGTGGACCAGTGATGTATAAAGTGACAATATCAGAACCAAGTGTAACTAATACAACTAGAGATAACATGTACACTTTTACTGGACTCACTCCCAATACTAATTACACTATAACTGTAACTCCTTACAACAATGCTGGAGATGGAACACCTGCTAGTATAATAGTGATGACCAATCCAACAG TACCATTCCCCCCTACTGATGTTCGACTGAACTTGGAGTTTAATAACGGAACACCTAATATAACTGCATCATGGATA GCCCCAGAGTTGGAATCTTCCATGACCAGAATAGAGCAGTACAGTTTGACATTATATGTTAATGGATTATTGCAACCTACCAAAATTGTTTCAGCTGATACTACCATGGTGGATATCTTCAGTGTGTTTGGTGTTGTTGGAGAACGATACACCAATTATTCACTCAGTGTAGCAGCTATTAACAGTGCTGGAATGGGAGAATTCAGGGAATCTGATGTACTAA TCACAAGGTACATACAAGGAGGTGAACCTACATCAGGTGTAGGGATGATCACTATATCCTGTACTACTGCACCGTCTGAACCACCTGTGGGATGTGATCTCATTTATATGTGTCTGAATGGAACGCGAGAAAATGTGACTCTTGAAAATCCTTTTATCCTCATGACCACTCAACCATGTAACATCACTATTAAAGTGGTATTTAGAGACGATTTGAATACAGTAGACCAAGTAACATATACTGATGTTACACCTCTGGTACAACCCTCTTCTACTACTATCACTACAACTCCAGGACCAACTCCAAGCATGCCTCCTACTG AGCCCAGCAGGTCAAGTAGTGATGATGATACAGGATCTATTGTCGGTGCTGTCATTGGAGTACTTGCCTGTGTGGGACTGATAGTATTCATCATATTGTGTATGTGCTGGTGTAGATACAGGAGGAGGAGAAAACTAGCACTGATCCCTTGTGCCATTAAGTGTACTTGTTGTACTTGTCTCCTGTGTGCTTACTGTGCCAAGAAGAGAC GTGGTTCTATGAAGCCCATGACAACTGGCAATGATAAGACTGA CACTGGTAATTCTAACTCAAGTGGAGATAGTCCTGACTCCCCCAATAGCACTGATGCATTTGTGATGAACTACAAGAAGGAAAATACA AATGGTATCACATCAGAATACAGTGTAGtaggatca GAGGGAAACCCAACTAAGAATTCTCCTCAACCAGTGGCATTATACAGTGAAATTGAGCCAGCTCCCAAAAAG AATGGTCTAGTACCAGCAACATCAGTACCATCACAATACAGTGTGATAACACAG GAAGAAGATACTGATACAAATAACACAGTTGAAGGAATGCCAATGTATAGTCAAGTAAATAAGTCTAAAAAA ACAATAAGAGTTCAGCAGCTAACAGAGTATTCCACTGTACATAAACCTACTAag GCTGAAGGCAAGGTAGACAATTACACAGATCTAGCAGACATTGGGCCATACCCTACAAAGAGGCCCCCACAGGACAAAGTACAGTATACTGAAGTTACTCCTTCAGATGCTACTCCTTCAGAT TCGGGGACACAATATACCAATGTAGACCACATTAATGATGGACCAATACATTTATCAGCAGATCACAAAGCTCAATATTCCGTTGTACAATAG